A genome region from Paenibacillus pabuli includes the following:
- a CDS encoding glycoside hydrolase family 1 protein — protein MKMKDGFYWGGATAANQFEGGWNQGGKGPSTSDMMTGGTHTTPRRITPVLEEGTYYPSHEAVDFYGHYKEDIAMMAEMGFKMFRMSINWSRIYPNGYDLEPNEEGLQFYDNVFAELKKYNIEPLVTISHYETPFGLTQKYNGWASREVIDCYLRYCTTLFNRYKDQVKYWLTFNEINCLTMPMGAYMAAGILFEGKETLTDGIDDPQTRFQALHHQFVASAKAVKLGHEINPDFQIGCMVAFMTTYPNTCNPDDILLAQKKDQISNMICGDVQVRGAYPGFAKRFFAEQGIQIEMQPEDEQTLREGCVDFYSFSYYMSLVESADESLERAEGNLLGGIKNPYLEASDWGWQIDPKGLRYTLNHLYDRYQVPLMVVENGLGAVDVVEEDGTIQDDYRIDYLRGHIEQMKEAVADGVELIAYTMWGCIDLVSASTGEMKKRYGFIHVNKDNDGNGDLSRTPKKSFHWYKKVIESNGEEL, from the coding sequence ATGAAAATGAAAGATGGATTTTACTGGGGCGGCGCAACGGCTGCCAATCAATTCGAAGGTGGATGGAACCAGGGCGGCAAAGGCCCGAGCACATCCGATATGATGACAGGCGGAACCCATACGACTCCGCGGCGGATTACGCCAGTGCTTGAAGAGGGCACGTATTACCCGAGCCATGAGGCCGTAGACTTTTACGGACATTACAAAGAAGATATTGCCATGATGGCAGAGATGGGCTTCAAAATGTTCCGCATGTCCATCAACTGGTCCCGGATCTATCCGAACGGTTACGATCTGGAGCCAAACGAAGAGGGATTGCAGTTCTATGATAACGTCTTTGCCGAACTGAAGAAATATAACATCGAACCGCTGGTAACCATTTCTCACTATGAGACACCTTTTGGTCTGACGCAAAAATACAACGGATGGGCTTCACGTGAAGTGATCGATTGTTACCTCCGTTATTGTACAACCCTGTTCAACCGCTATAAGGATCAGGTGAAATATTGGCTGACATTCAACGAGATCAACTGTCTGACCATGCCGATGGGTGCATATATGGCGGCAGGTATTTTATTTGAAGGGAAAGAAACGTTGACGGACGGCATCGACGATCCGCAGACTCGCTTCCAGGCATTGCATCATCAATTCGTGGCGAGTGCGAAGGCCGTCAAGCTTGGACATGAGATTAACCCCGATTTCCAAATCGGCTGTATGGTCGCGTTCATGACAACCTATCCGAACACGTGTAATCCGGACGACATATTGCTTGCGCAGAAGAAGGATCAGATCTCCAATATGATCTGTGGGGACGTGCAAGTCAGAGGGGCATACCCTGGTTTTGCCAAACGTTTCTTCGCAGAGCAGGGCATTCAGATCGAAATGCAGCCGGAAGATGAGCAAACCCTGCGTGAGGGCTGTGTGGACTTCTACTCCTTCAGCTATTATATGTCCTTGGTGGAAAGTGCAGACGAGTCCTTGGAGAGAGCCGAAGGTAACCTGCTGGGCGGGATCAAAAATCCATACCTAGAAGCTTCCGACTGGGGCTGGCAAATTGATCCGAAAGGATTGCGTTACACGCTGAATCATCTCTATGATCGCTATCAGGTGCCATTAATGGTCGTTGAGAATGGTCTGGGTGCCGTCGATGTAGTAGAAGAAGATGGCACCATTCAGGATGACTATCGCATTGATTATTTGAGAGGTCACATTGAGCAAATGAAAGAAGCCGTAGCGGATGGAGTGGAGCTCATAGCTTACACGATGTGGGGATGTATTGACCTGGTCAGTGCATCGACCGGAGAGATGAAGAAGCGTTATGGCTTCATTCATGTCAACAAGGATAATGATGGAAATGGCGACCTGAGCAGAACGCCGAAGAAGAGCTTCCACTGGTACAAAAAAGTCATTGAATCCAATGGCGAAGAACTATAG
- a CDS encoding helix-turn-helix transcriptional regulator has translation MENNRLFRMLLLLLEKKKTTAPELARLFEISVRTVYRDIDRLSAAGIPVYTTTGKHGGIHLMDNYVMDKSLLSEEDQNEILLGLYSISAIPHLNSAHMLKRLTALFDHKLDWIEFDFSPWGNIPMQEREMFNLVKQAILTKQRMTFNYIDSDGEPSVETIAPVKLIFKNSTWYIEGQVESMPHPTEKKTFKMKRISELRLLPRLQEHGSASSTADVEKTSVNAPLSLDLLFSSSIAYRALDFFEPSRINKQPDGRLRVTMEIHEGERLYSFLMSFGAELTVLEPPHVRHELLRRYQNAVKHVQEFNPDGFKPNE, from the coding sequence ATGGAAAATAACCGATTATTCCGAATGCTGCTGCTGTTGCTCGAAAAGAAGAAAACCACCGCGCCTGAACTCGCCCGCTTGTTTGAAATCTCGGTACGCACGGTCTACCGTGACATTGACCGACTGAGCGCAGCGGGAATTCCCGTCTACACGACCACGGGCAAGCACGGTGGCATCCATCTGATGGACAACTATGTCATGGACAAGTCCCTGCTGTCTGAAGAAGATCAGAACGAAATTTTGCTTGGCCTGTACAGTATCAGCGCCATTCCACACCTGAACAGTGCCCATATGCTGAAACGGCTAACGGCCTTGTTCGATCACAAACTGGACTGGATTGAATTCGATTTCTCGCCGTGGGGCAATATCCCAATGCAGGAAAGAGAAATGTTCAACCTGGTGAAGCAGGCGATACTGACCAAGCAAAGGATGACATTTAACTATATCGACTCTGACGGTGAACCAAGCGTGGAGACCATTGCACCCGTCAAACTCATTTTTAAAAACAGTACATGGTATATCGAAGGACAGGTCGAAAGCATGCCGCATCCTACCGAGAAAAAGACATTTAAGATGAAACGGATCTCCGAGCTCCGTTTGCTGCCCAGGCTGCAAGAGCATGGTTCAGCTTCTTCTACAGCCGATGTGGAAAAGACGTCTGTGAACGCTCCCTTATCTCTGGATCTCTTATTTTCAAGTTCCATTGCTTATCGGGCGCTTGATTTCTTCGAACCTTCCCGGATCAACAAACAGCCCGATGGTCGGCTTCGCGTGACGATGGAAATTCATGAAGGAGAGCGGCTGTATTCGTTTCTGATGTCATTTGGCGCTGAACTGACAGTTCTCGAACCTCCACATGTCAGACATGAACTGCTCCGCCGATATCAAAACGCAGTCAAACACGTGCAAGAATTCAATCCTGACGGCTTCAAGCCCAATGAATGA
- a CDS encoding class I SAM-dependent methyltransferase gives MQDIRRNNVERFKGFSTLYDQNRPAAPTEVVEILNTYLGTKPRLVADVGCGTGLSSWIWLNEAERIIGVEPSDDMRAVAEAKWEAAGKPDHLRFVSGLSHELGLPDGSVDIVTCSQSFHWMEPESTLREYARVLRPGGIFAAYDCDWPPVLDWQLEQAYQQLIYEADHQASSLETPENQAHKWSKDGHLQQISQSGLFRYVREIVFHHHETFDADRYVNLALSQGGLQTALKLGANELLTAADEFRSLATRIFDGQSRTVLFSYRMRLGII, from the coding sequence ATGCAAGACATCAGACGCAACAATGTGGAACGTTTCAAAGGCTTCAGTACGTTATACGACCAGAATCGCCCGGCTGCACCAACAGAAGTTGTGGAAATTCTGAACACCTATCTCGGCACCAAACCAAGATTGGTTGCAGATGTGGGCTGCGGCACCGGATTATCCTCATGGATCTGGCTGAATGAAGCTGAACGTATTATTGGCGTAGAACCTAGCGATGACATGCGAGCAGTGGCGGAGGCCAAATGGGAGGCTGCGGGCAAACCGGATCATCTGCGATTTGTATCAGGCTTATCTCATGAACTGGGGCTGCCAGACGGCAGTGTGGATATTGTAACCTGCTCCCAATCGTTCCACTGGATGGAGCCTGAGTCCACACTGCGTGAATACGCACGTGTGCTGCGACCAGGAGGCATATTTGCCGCCTATGATTGTGACTGGCCGCCTGTCCTTGATTGGCAGCTGGAGCAGGCTTATCAACAGTTGATATACGAAGCAGATCATCAAGCCTCCAGTTTGGAAACCCCAGAAAATCAGGCACATAAATGGAGCAAGGACGGGCATCTGCAGCAGATAAGCCAATCGGGCCTGTTCCGCTATGTCCGTGAGATCGTATTCCATCACCATGAGACGTTTGATGCGGATCGTTATGTTAATCTGGCTCTCAGCCAAGGCGGCTTGCAGACCGCGCTGAAGCTTGGAGCGAACGAACTATTAACGGCTGCGGATGAATTCAGATCGCTCGCTACCCGGATATTTGACGGTCAATCGAGAACAGTTCTTTTTTCTTACCGCATGCGCCTGGGTATTATCTAA
- a CDS encoding SMI1/KNR4 family protein, with translation MSNILLQDRAFIEQCLDNYFNSPHLDILMSHPAKTEDEDYGVPMDMQDGTVDDEGWVRWRMLASTVTEDEIRELEQSCGLPVPVPPLYRAYLSTRYVMNVYLRFDDFVIGLPDLPSDRPLRRLQDLWVAWKPLIAEGYIPLATYEDDAGPVCWDIRKPDGDHDYAVVWFDHELLVHDELPSREQLEGWAVPLFPSFRDMLSPLASSHDS, from the coding sequence ATGTCAAACATCTTGCTACAAGATCGGGCTTTCATTGAACAATGCTTGGATAACTATTTCAATTCCCCTCACCTGGACATCTTGATGTCCCATCCAGCCAAAACAGAGGACGAGGATTACGGCGTGCCTATGGATATGCAGGATGGTACAGTAGATGACGAAGGCTGGGTTCGCTGGAGAATGCTGGCTTCCACGGTGACGGAGGATGAGATTCGTGAGCTGGAACAGTCCTGTGGATTGCCCGTTCCCGTCCCGCCGCTATATCGTGCATATCTGAGCACAAGATATGTCATGAATGTCTATCTGCGTTTCGATGATTTTGTCATAGGTCTGCCGGATTTACCCTCCGATCGTCCATTACGTCGCTTACAGGATTTATGGGTAGCCTGGAAACCACTAATCGCCGAAGGGTACATTCCACTCGCTACATACGAAGATGACGCCGGACCGGTATGCTGGGACATTCGCAAACCCGATGGTGACCATGATTATGCTGTCGTATGGTTCGATCATGAGCTGCTGGTGCATGATGAATTGCCTAGTCGCGAACAGCTTGAAGGCTGGGCTGTACCTCTATTCCCATCATTCCGGGATATGCTCAGCCCACTCGCGTCCAGCCACGATTCATAA